Proteins encoded in a region of the Flammeovirga yaeyamensis genome:
- a CDS encoding TolC family protein: MKSIIKKYIISILLLTAFQVNAQNQFLDSYIQTAIENNYGVQSQSQNIQAVAAEKEIIKGQGSGNLEVMYGYGVSPIETRNGPLNHKVSAGIMLPWFGTRSTKYQVVDQKVTLAQNQKKIAENNIRYSVRATYFKMIQNKKDLASARENLDILKSFENIALTQYENSKGSMVDVLRVQMEMEDANNKIESLMQDSLVLKQQLDLVINKPLSDVQLEEQFQFRSFDNAHLEENPTLQSLTASEQVVGAQMVTVNKAAAPQIKVSVDYGILGQASGMSAEDAGKNTVMPMVGLSIPLFNQKKYSGQKEQLRMQQQTISLKKQETENVLKSEYLKVQNQLNDAQRDIKVIQSQLGQIDQAIDIQQEAYTVAKPQGSEFLELLRLQIQRLNYQFKQHQAEQSQWEALAKLSFIEGVEE, translated from the coding sequence ATGAAAAGTATCATCAAAAAATATATAATTAGTATTCTGTTGTTGACTGCCTTTCAAGTGAATGCACAGAACCAATTCTTGGATAGTTATATTCAAACAGCTATTGAAAATAACTATGGAGTACAATCTCAATCTCAAAATATTCAAGCAGTAGCTGCCGAGAAAGAGATCATTAAAGGGCAGGGTTCTGGAAATCTTGAAGTAATGTATGGTTATGGAGTTTCTCCTATTGAAACTAGAAATGGCCCTTTAAATCATAAAGTATCTGCAGGTATAATGTTGCCTTGGTTTGGTACTCGATCGACGAAATATCAAGTGGTGGATCAAAAAGTTACTTTAGCACAAAATCAAAAGAAGATAGCTGAAAACAACATCAGATACTCTGTGCGAGCGACTTATTTTAAAATGATCCAAAATAAAAAGGACTTAGCCTCTGCAAGAGAAAATTTAGATATTCTGAAATCATTTGAGAACATCGCTTTAACACAATACGAAAACAGCAAAGGCTCTATGGTGGATGTGTTGAGGGTACAAATGGAGATGGAAGATGCCAATAATAAGATTGAGAGTTTGATGCAAGACAGCTTAGTGCTCAAACAACAATTGGACTTGGTCATCAACAAACCATTATCTGATGTTCAATTAGAGGAACAATTTCAGTTTAGATCATTTGATAATGCACACTTGGAAGAGAATCCTACTTTACAATCACTTACTGCTTCAGAACAAGTAGTTGGGGCGCAAATGGTGACTGTAAATAAAGCTGCTGCTCCTCAAATTAAAGTGAGTGTAGATTATGGTATTTTAGGGCAGGCTTCCGGAATGTCGGCAGAAGATGCAGGTAAAAACACTGTGATGCCGATGGTAGGTTTATCCATTCCTTTGTTTAATCAGAAAAAATATTCTGGTCAGAAAGAACAATTGAGAATGCAACAACAAACTATATCGCTTAAAAAGCAGGAGACTGAAAATGTTTTAAAATCGGAATACCTGAAAGTGCAAAATCAATTAAATGATGCACAGAGGGATATAAAGGTCATTCAAAGTCAGTTAGGACAAATTGATCAAGCTATAGATATTCAACAAGAAGCCTATACAGTGGCAAAACCTCAAGGATCTGAGTTCTTAGAGTTACTAAGATTACAGATTCAGCGACTTAATTATCAATTCAAACAACATCAAGCAGAACAATCTCAGTGGGAGGCCTTGGCCAAATTGAGTTTTATCGAAGGAGTAGAAGAGTAG
- a CDS encoding efflux RND transporter periplasmic adaptor subunit, whose product MKKYIQSYSVIIIVFIIGLFSGWLFFAGESSHKHKEHKVAEKETQWWTCSMHPQIRQQEPGDCPICGMDLIPASSGNEGQDLSHISLSPSAVALANIQTTQVTKQEAEKELTMQGKVAVDERRTFSQTAHFSGRIEKSFVNYIGERVRKGQKLATIYSPQLVTAQREYFEAKKVKERNPQLLRSAIEKLRLWKLTDQQIEEIDRSGKVRTEFDIKADISGVITKLNVVEGDHIMEGQVMYDVADLSRLWVKFDAYESDLAWLKTNDKITFTVSSYPGQNFSTKIDFIDPFINPKTRVASVRGSVYNKGGKLKPEMFVTGKVMAKLPVKDDVIVVPKTAVLWTGPRSIVYVKVQGENQPTFEMREVVMGTELSNAYIIKEGLKQGEEVVTQGTYTVDAAAQLKGKPSMINPKKGMDHDHMHMDMSKMEKHQKFGDDLVSEVFRTQLQKAFQSYIMLKDALVASDDHKTSELINDFEKSLEGVKMNGVKGDAHMYWMMTSKALKGSLTEMSNADNIDTQRRHFVEVSKEMINLITKLGLPKDQKAYLMYCPMANDDLGASWLSNVKEVRNPYYGDMMLKCGAVKEEIQ is encoded by the coding sequence ATGAAAAAATACATTCAATCATATAGCGTCATCATTATAGTGTTTATCATAGGCCTGTTTTCAGGTTGGTTATTCTTTGCAGGAGAATCATCGCATAAACACAAGGAACACAAAGTAGCAGAGAAAGAGACACAGTGGTGGACGTGTTCTATGCATCCTCAAATTAGACAGCAAGAACCAGGAGATTGTCCAATTTGTGGAATGGATTTAATTCCAGCCTCTTCCGGAAATGAAGGTCAGGATTTATCTCATATTTCATTATCACCTTCTGCGGTAGCGTTGGCAAACATTCAAACCACTCAAGTCACAAAACAAGAAGCAGAGAAGGAGTTAACCATGCAAGGTAAAGTAGCAGTTGATGAGAGAAGAACGTTTTCTCAAACGGCACACTTTTCTGGAAGAATTGAGAAAAGCTTTGTGAATTATATTGGTGAACGAGTACGAAAAGGACAGAAATTAGCCACTATATATTCCCCTCAATTGGTCACGGCTCAAAGAGAGTACTTTGAAGCAAAAAAAGTGAAAGAAAGAAATCCTCAACTATTACGTTCTGCAATTGAAAAACTAAGACTTTGGAAATTGACGGATCAACAAATTGAAGAGATTGATAGAAGCGGAAAAGTAAGAACAGAGTTTGATATCAAGGCAGATATTTCTGGAGTGATCACAAAACTGAATGTGGTAGAAGGAGATCATATTATGGAAGGTCAAGTAATGTATGATGTGGCCGACCTTTCTCGACTTTGGGTAAAATTTGATGCCTACGAAAGTGATTTAGCTTGGTTGAAAACAAACGATAAAATCACCTTTACCGTATCGTCTTATCCTGGTCAAAATTTCAGTACTAAAATTGACTTTATTGATCCTTTCATCAATCCTAAAACAAGAGTTGCATCAGTTAGAGGTAGTGTGTACAATAAAGGAGGAAAATTAAAGCCAGAAATGTTTGTCACAGGTAAAGTGATGGCGAAACTTCCGGTGAAAGATGATGTAATCGTCGTTCCTAAAACTGCTGTATTATGGACTGGTCCACGTTCTATTGTATATGTGAAAGTACAAGGCGAAAATCAACCGACATTCGAAATGAGAGAAGTGGTCATGGGAACAGAGTTATCTAATGCCTATATCATCAAAGAAGGATTGAAACAAGGGGAGGAAGTGGTGACTCAAGGAACGTATACAGTAGATGCCGCCGCTCAATTAAAAGGAAAACCAAGCATGATCAATCCTAAAAAAGGAATGGATCACGATCATATGCACATGGATATGTCAAAAATGGAAAAGCATCAAAAATTTGGGGATGATTTGGTTTCTGAAGTGTTTAGAACTCAACTTCAAAAAGCCTTTCAAAGCTACATTATGCTAAAAGATGCATTAGTGGCTAGTGATGATCATAAAACATCAGAATTAATTAATGATTTTGAAAAATCATTAGAAGGTGTAAAAATGAATGGCGTAAAAGGCGATGCACATATGTATTGGATGATGACTTCCAAAGCATTGAAAGGTAGTTTAACTGAAATGTCAAATGCAGATAACATTGATACACAAAGAAGACACTTTGTAGAAGTATCAAAAGAGATGATCAATTTGATTACAAAATTAGGTTTACCTAAAGATCAAAAAGCCTATTTGATGTATTGTCCTATGGCCAACGATGACCTTGGTGCTTCTTGGTTGTCTAATGTGAAAGAAGTAAGGAATCCATACTATGGAGACATGATGCTGAAGTGTGGGGCTGTGAAAGAGGAAATTCAATAG
- a CDS encoding copper-transporting P-type ATPase: MKELILDTSLGCKMCEAKVQPLLDADPRVIEWEVKDGHILRVVTEGACQKCVNKIIGEAGYEVKEQFSSKDVDPKDYAHKITHEIPKIEYEKPKVTAENAGKYYCPMMCEGDKVYDDMGDCPVCGMPLEKIPEPKPAVKYSCPMHPEVEGDEPGDCPRCGMPLEPVMPEAAVEEENEAYTDMKRRFKLSLLFTVPVALIAMLGHIIPSIHHQMLSVMSQTAWNTIQFVLTIPMVFYTGWIFMKRAYSSIITRNFNMWTLIGIGTVVAFVFSVFALFFPTIFPEQFKSNGAVDVYFEATCIILLLVMLGQLMELRAHSKTNSALKALLQWAPPTATVIRNEKDLVVAVEHIEKGDKVRVKPGEKVAVDGFILEGYGTVDASMITGEPIPQEVKEGDKVSSGMINTNGSFIMNAEKVGGETLLSKVIYMVNDASRSRAPIQKVADQIAKYFVPIVVSVSILTFLIWLFFYNGENAAVYALVNAVAVLLIACPCALGLATPMSIMVGTGKGAEYGILVKDAESLQQLNEVDMLMIDKTGTLTEGKPSVHQVISFSDWEDEEIIKTAAVLDKNSDHPLAKAIVKASKEFSDAQYEVSDYKYLIGKGSEASVNNHKIQLGNHKLLSKSILNDQQFKEIEKQQAKGATVVYLLQDDQIKGAISLIDPVKPTAIKAVADLHKRGIKVMMLTGDNQQTAKYVAEHVGVDEYQADCMPEDKLEKVKEYQAKGFTVAMAGDGINDAPALTQANIGIAMGDGTDIAIQSAEVTLLKGDISNLVKAFKLGDKVMRNIKENLVFAFFYNVLGVPIAAGVLFPFFGVLLSPMLATLAMSFSSVSVITNALRLRSSKL, encoded by the coding sequence ATGAAAGAACTAATACTAGACACTTCCCTCGGTTGTAAAATGTGTGAAGCTAAAGTTCAACCACTTTTAGATGCAGATCCAAGAGTGATTGAATGGGAAGTGAAAGATGGACATATATTAAGAGTAGTTACTGAAGGTGCTTGTCAAAAATGTGTAAATAAAATAATTGGAGAGGCAGGGTATGAGGTAAAAGAACAATTTTCCTCTAAAGATGTTGATCCAAAAGATTATGCACATAAGATTACACACGAAATACCTAAGATAGAATACGAAAAACCTAAAGTAACAGCAGAGAATGCGGGTAAATATTATTGCCCAATGATGTGCGAAGGTGATAAGGTATATGATGATATGGGCGACTGTCCTGTTTGTGGTATGCCATTGGAGAAAATCCCAGAGCCAAAACCTGCAGTAAAGTATTCTTGTCCGATGCACCCCGAGGTAGAAGGTGATGAACCTGGAGATTGTCCGAGATGTGGAATGCCTCTAGAACCGGTCATGCCGGAAGCTGCAGTGGAGGAAGAAAATGAAGCCTATACTGACATGAAACGCAGGTTTAAGTTAAGTCTGTTATTTACAGTTCCTGTAGCACTAATTGCAATGTTAGGTCATATTATTCCAAGTATTCATCATCAAATGCTCAGTGTGATGTCTCAAACTGCTTGGAATACAATCCAGTTTGTCTTAACCATTCCAATGGTGTTTTACACAGGATGGATTTTCATGAAAAGAGCATATTCATCTATTATCACTAGGAATTTTAATATGTGGACACTGATAGGTATCGGAACTGTAGTTGCTTTTGTCTTTAGTGTTTTTGCTTTATTCTTCCCAACTATTTTTCCAGAACAATTTAAGTCCAACGGAGCAGTTGATGTTTATTTCGAAGCTACCTGTATCATCTTATTGCTGGTGATGTTGGGGCAATTAATGGAATTAAGAGCACACTCCAAAACCAATTCAGCTTTAAAAGCTTTATTACAATGGGCTCCACCAACAGCAACAGTCATTAGAAACGAAAAAGATCTTGTTGTAGCTGTTGAGCACATAGAAAAAGGAGATAAGGTAAGAGTAAAACCTGGTGAAAAAGTTGCCGTGGATGGTTTTATTTTAGAAGGATACGGAACAGTAGATGCTTCTATGATTACCGGTGAACCTATTCCACAGGAAGTGAAAGAAGGAGATAAAGTGAGTAGTGGTATGATCAATACCAACGGAAGCTTTATCATGAATGCAGAGAAAGTAGGAGGAGAAACGTTACTCTCCAAAGTAATTTATATGGTCAATGACGCTAGTCGTTCAAGAGCACCTATCCAAAAAGTAGCCGATCAGATTGCAAAATACTTTGTACCAATCGTGGTAAGCGTATCCATTCTCACTTTCTTGATTTGGTTATTCTTCTACAATGGAGAAAATGCAGCGGTTTATGCTTTAGTCAATGCTGTTGCAGTATTGTTAATTGCTTGTCCATGTGCTTTAGGTTTGGCTACTCCAATGTCTATCATGGTGGGTACAGGAAAAGGTGCTGAATATGGAATCTTAGTAAAAGATGCTGAGTCTCTACAACAGCTAAATGAAGTAGATATGTTGATGATCGATAAAACAGGAACCTTAACGGAAGGAAAGCCATCTGTTCATCAAGTAATCAGTTTTTCTGATTGGGAGGATGAAGAAATTATCAAAACAGCCGCAGTGCTTGATAAAAACTCAGACCATCCATTGGCAAAGGCAATCGTTAAAGCATCAAAAGAATTTTCTGATGCACAATATGAAGTATCCGACTATAAATATTTGATAGGTAAAGGTTCAGAAGCTAGTGTCAATAATCATAAAATTCAATTAGGTAATCACAAACTGTTATCAAAGAGTATTTTAAACGATCAACAGTTTAAAGAAATTGAAAAGCAACAGGCAAAAGGAGCAACTGTGGTGTATCTACTTCAAGATGATCAAATTAAAGGTGCTATATCACTCATCGACCCAGTAAAACCAACAGCGATTAAAGCTGTAGCCGATCTTCATAAAAGAGGTATTAAGGTCATGATGTTAACCGGCGATAATCAACAAACGGCAAAATATGTGGCTGAACATGTAGGTGTCGATGAATATCAAGCGGATTGTATGCCTGAAGATAAACTAGAAAAAGTAAAAGAATATCAAGCAAAAGGATTCACTGTGGCAATGGCCGGAGATGGTATCAACGATGCTCCAGCATTAACTCAAGCGAATATAGGTATTGCTATGGGCGATGGCACAGATATCGCTATTCAAAGTGCAGAAGTTACTTTATTAAAAGGTGATATATCGAATTTAGTAAAGGCCTTTAAATTGGGTGATAAAGTGATGAGAAATATAAAGGAGAACCTAGTTTTCGCGTTTTTCTACAATGTGCTTGGGGTGCCAATAGCAGCAGGAGTGTTATTCCCATTCTTTGGAGTTTTATTATCTCCAATGTTAGCGACTTTGGCAATGAGTTTTAGTTCTGTATCGGTAATTACTAATGCCTTAAGATTAAGAAGTTCTAAGTTATAG
- a CDS encoding HYC_CC_PP family protein, which produces MKKSVQHIIFSTLLLLGTIGVVVNTHYCKGLLKEVSMTETHACCSKMNHEADQKGADKKGCCEQNKEHLKVTDHFDHIIDVVKIPLVTYKEIVRNFWQSAYQFVLPEALKFLVGSTKSIASVEEKTPPIYSNIPLNVSFEVFRV; this is translated from the coding sequence ATGAAAAAGTCTGTTCAACATATCATCTTTTCCACATTATTGCTTCTAGGCACAATAGGAGTGGTGGTCAACACCCATTATTGCAAGGGGTTGTTGAAGGAGGTGAGCATGACGGAAACGCATGCATGTTGTAGCAAGATGAATCATGAAGCAGATCAAAAAGGTGCTGACAAGAAGGGATGTTGCGAACAAAATAAGGAACATCTAAAAGTGACTGATCATTTTGACCATATTATTGATGTGGTGAAAATTCCTTTAGTGACGTATAAAGAAATTGTTAGAAACTTTTGGCAATCTGCGTATCAATTTGTTCTTCCGGAAGCATTGAAATTTTTGGTAGGTAGCACTAAAAGCATAGCTTCTGTTGAGGAAAAAACTCCCCCCATATATTCCAATATACCTCTAAATGTGTCATTTGAGGTCTTTCGTGTTTAA
- a CDS encoding efflux RND transporter permease subunit → MINKIVRFFLYNRVVTVVALILVVFWGLMHSPFKSKINEYIPYNPVSVDAIPDIGDNQQIVFTKWSGRSPQDIEDQITYPLTTSLLGIPGVKSIRSNSMFGFSTINIIFDDETEFYFGRTRILEKINSLPPGTLPDGVQPTLGPDATAVGQVYWYTLEGRYPEGNPTGGWDLDELRSTQDFLVKYALMSADGVSEVASVGGFVKEYQIDVDPNALKAYNVTLQQVMNSVRNSNLDVGARTIEVNNAEYFVRGIGYIKNLSDLEEAVIKVNENVPIRIKDVAKVVEGPAVRRGILDKEGAEAVGGVVTARFGANPMLVVDNVKDKIQDIQSGMPQKVLPDGTVSKLTIVPFYDRSTLIKETLGTLNEALVQEILITVIVVLIMVWNLRASMLISSLLPIAVLMVFIVMKYMGIVANIVSLSGIAIAIGTMVDIGIVMSENLIKHLDRRGGRKLVDVIYDATEEVSGAIVTAVATTVVSFIPVFTLQASEGKLFSPLAYTKTFALCASVVVALIFLPTFAYYFFKSSENKGSRKNIGQYLFLVLGIGIMIFSKVSLGLGVVLISAYNIFEKPIKKYIPEGYYDKIRSGIVAVVIAYLLAMDWLPLGAEESNFKNFLFVGGLIVLILGGFQLFIKLYPKILAKCLDNKATFLSIVLAVIFSGVSAWVGFAKLFSPFTTLGNKIGVDFTESRAYQNMNKAFPGIGSEFMPSLSEGSFLLMPTTMPNAGISEAKRNLQLMDMAVKNIPEIESVVGKSGRTESPLDPAPISMYENIINYKSEYKVDEDGNRLRFKVDEDGKYVRDDKGELVLDPDGKYFRQWRDEIKSPNDIWQEIVKATHLPGLTSAPKLQPIQTRLIMTQTGMRAPMGIKVFGPDLKTIEGFGIQLESILKEVPSVKKEAVFADRIVGKPYLEIELDRQKLARYGMSVKDMQMTLEMVIGGMPLTYTVEGRERYPVRLRYAREYRDNPDVLKKFLVNVPLGIQVPLEELAEIKYVAGPQSIKSEDTFLTGYVLLDRKPEFSEVQVVDQATAYIQSKIDNGTLVVPKGVSYKFSGNYENQIRAAKRLSIVMPICLMLIFFILYLQFKSVKTTLMVFSGIAVAFSGGFLMLWLYSKPGFMDFTLLGTNMKHLFNVDTVNLSVAVWVGFIALFGIATDDGVLIATYLDQSFASHTPNTVKGIRQAVLEGGMKRIRPSLMTTATTLLAFIPILTSTGRGADIMKPMAIPGFGGMTVALLTLFVVPTLYCAVKESALLKKK, encoded by the coding sequence ATGATTAATAAAATAGTTCGCTTCTTTCTCTACAACAGAGTAGTGACAGTTGTGGCGTTGATTCTGGTTGTTTTTTGGGGATTGATGCACAGTCCTTTTAAATCTAAAATCAACGAATATATACCTTATAACCCCGTATCAGTTGATGCTATTCCTGATATTGGTGATAATCAACAAATCGTATTTACAAAATGGTCAGGTCGATCACCTCAGGATATCGAAGACCAAATTACTTACCCGTTAACGACTTCATTATTGGGTATTCCAGGAGTGAAAAGCATTCGCTCTAATTCCATGTTCGGTTTCTCTACCATCAATATCATATTTGATGACGAGACAGAGTTTTACTTTGGTCGAACAAGAATTTTAGAAAAGATCAACAGTTTACCTCCTGGTACTTTACCCGATGGTGTTCAGCCTACTTTAGGACCTGATGCGACTGCAGTTGGGCAAGTCTATTGGTATACTTTGGAAGGTCGATATCCAGAAGGAAACCCAACAGGTGGATGGGATTTGGATGAATTACGTTCCACTCAAGATTTCTTAGTGAAATATGCACTAATGTCTGCGGATGGAGTATCAGAAGTAGCTTCTGTGGGCGGTTTCGTCAAAGAATATCAAATTGATGTTGACCCTAATGCTTTAAAAGCCTACAATGTCACGCTTCAGCAAGTGATGAACTCTGTAAGGAATTCCAACTTAGATGTTGGAGCAAGAACGATTGAAGTCAACAATGCAGAATACTTTGTTAGAGGTATTGGCTACATCAAAAATCTATCTGATTTAGAAGAGGCGGTAATTAAGGTCAACGAAAATGTGCCGATTCGTATCAAAGATGTGGCGAAAGTAGTGGAAGGACCTGCCGTTCGTAGAGGTATTTTAGATAAAGAAGGAGCCGAGGCGGTAGGTGGTGTAGTGACCGCTCGTTTCGGAGCCAATCCAATGTTAGTTGTGGACAATGTCAAAGATAAAATCCAAGACATTCAATCAGGCATGCCTCAAAAAGTATTACCTGATGGTACGGTAAGTAAATTAACTATCGTTCCTTTTTATGATCGATCAACTTTGATTAAAGAAACCCTGGGAACTCTAAACGAGGCATTAGTTCAAGAGATATTAATCACTGTAATAGTAGTACTAATTATGGTGTGGAACTTAAGAGCATCCATGTTGATCTCAAGCTTATTACCAATAGCTGTACTCATGGTATTTATAGTGATGAAATACATGGGAATTGTGGCAAATATTGTGTCCTTGAGTGGTATAGCGATTGCCATTGGGACGATGGTCGATATAGGTATTGTCATGTCGGAGAACTTGATAAAACACTTGGATCGACGGGGTGGCCGAAAATTAGTAGATGTTATTTATGATGCTACTGAAGAAGTTTCAGGAGCAATCGTCACAGCAGTAGCCACAACAGTTGTCAGCTTCATTCCAGTATTTACCTTACAAGCATCAGAAGGAAAATTATTCTCACCATTAGCATACACAAAAACATTTGCCTTATGTGCTTCAGTGGTGGTGGCTTTAATTTTCTTACCCACTTTTGCATATTATTTCTTTAAATCATCAGAGAATAAAGGAAGCCGAAAAAATATCGGTCAATACCTATTCTTAGTGTTGGGTATTGGTATCATGATTTTCTCAAAAGTCAGTTTAGGTCTAGGTGTAGTATTGATCAGTGCTTATAACATCTTCGAAAAGCCAATCAAAAAATATATTCCGGAAGGGTATTATGATAAAATTAGAAGTGGCATTGTGGCTGTTGTGATTGCTTACTTATTAGCTATGGATTGGTTACCATTAGGTGCAGAAGAGAGCAATTTTAAAAATTTCTTATTTGTTGGAGGTTTGATTGTTCTCATCCTTGGAGGTTTTCAATTGTTCATCAAATTGTATCCTAAAATTCTAGCCAAATGTCTTGATAATAAAGCGACTTTCCTTTCCATAGTATTGGCTGTTATTTTTTCAGGTGTATCAGCATGGGTAGGATTTGCCAAGCTCTTTTCACCTTTCACCACATTAGGAAATAAAATAGGAGTTGATTTTACAGAGTCAAGAGCTTATCAAAATATGAATAAAGCCTTCCCTGGAATTGGATCAGAATTTATGCCCTCCTTATCAGAAGGTAGTTTCTTGTTGATGCCAACGACAATGCCGAATGCTGGTATTTCAGAAGCTAAACGAAACTTGCAACTGATGGATATGGCGGTCAAAAATATACCAGAAATTGAATCTGTAGTGGGGAAATCGGGTAGAACGGAGTCGCCTTTAGATCCTGCACCTATCAGTATGTATGAGAACATCATCAACTATAAATCAGAATATAAAGTGGACGAGGATGGAAATCGTCTACGATTTAAAGTGGATGAAGATGGTAAATATGTGAGAGATGATAAAGGAGAATTAGTACTTGATCCTGACGGAAAATATTTTAGACAATGGAGAGACGAGATTAAATCGCCAAATGATATTTGGCAGGAGATCGTAAAAGCGACTCATCTTCCTGGTTTAACGTCTGCACCTAAATTGCAGCCTATCCAAACACGTTTGATTATGACCCAAACGGGGATGAGAGCACCCATGGGTATTAAAGTATTTGGACCTGATTTAAAAACCATCGAAGGTTTCGGTATTCAACTAGAAAGTATATTGAAGGAAGTACCTTCCGTAAAGAAAGAAGCTGTTTTTGCCGATCGTATTGTAGGTAAACCTTATTTGGAAATCGAGTTAGATCGTCAAAAATTAGCACGATACGGTATGAGTGTAAAAGACATGCAAATGACCTTGGAAATGGTGATTGGTGGTATGCCTTTAACGTATACTGTGGAGGGAAGAGAACGTTACCCTGTTCGTTTAAGATACGCAAGAGAATACAGAGACAATCCAGATGTATTGAAGAAATTCTTAGTCAATGTACCTCTGGGTATTCAGGTTCCATTAGAGGAATTGGCCGAAATCAAGTACGTTGCAGGACCTCAAAGTATTAAATCAGAAGATACGTTCTTAACGGGATATGTCCTTCTAGATCGTAAACCTGAGTTCTCTGAAGTTCAAGTAGTCGATCAAGCAACGGCTTATATTCAATCAAAAATTGATAATGGAACATTGGTTGTTCCAAAAGGGGTGAGCTATAAGTTCTCAGGTAATTATGAAAATCAAATAAGAGCGGCCAAGAGATTATCTATTGTGATGCCTATCTGTTTGATGCTGATCTTCTTTATTTTATACCTTCAGTTTAAATCTGTAAAAACAACCCTCATGGTGTTCTCCGGAATTGCAGTAGCATTTAGTGGAGGCTTCTTGATGTTGTGGCTCTATAGCAAACCGGGTTTCATGGACTTTACCTTATTGGGTACGAATATGAAACATCTCTTCAATGTAGATACAGTCAATTTATCGGTGGCCGTTTGGGTTGGTTTCATTGCTTTATTTGGTATTGCTACCGATGATGGCGTGTTGATCGCCACTTATTTAGATCAATCGTTTGCTTCGCATACACCAAATACAGTGAAAGGAATTCGTCAAGCAGTACTTGAAGGAGGAATGAAAAGAATCCGACCTAGTTTAATGACTACTGCCACTACTTTATTAGCATTTATTCCAATCCTCACTTCTACAGGTCGAGGAGCGGATATCATGAAGCCAATGGCAATTCCTGGTTTCGGAGGTATGACGGTAGCTTTATTGACTTTATTTGTGGTACCTACATTGTACTGTGCAGTAAAAGAAAGTGCATTACTTAAAAAGAAATAA